A region from the Salvia splendens isolate huo1 chromosome 15, SspV2, whole genome shotgun sequence genome encodes:
- the LOC121767613 gene encoding transcription factor DICHOTOMA-like isoform X2, whose amino-acid sequence MLGRNTYLLPPPSSRPSADLDSGVEILLHHHHHHHHQYLHPEAAAFSGLYLAAPEAYNGEGSGAAPVRKQAAKKDRHSKIHTAQGPRDRRVRLSIGIARKFFDLQEMLGFDKPSKTLDWLLTKSKAAIKELVQTSNSNKSDYSSPSACEMVASSDQQHGGGGDSSRREARAKARARARERTLEKMCIKQLGSDLNPPSFECNQLGFLQLSGRATAGFRDPVYHFGEGARHDLIQEPPVIKRKNKNPSSILGFQQNIGLNSNYSMIPSSSNENWDIFGLSSQSNSFDQHKFFNSSNI is encoded by the exons ATGTTGGGAAGAAACACTTACCTCCTCCCGCCGCCTTCCTCCCGCCCCTCCGCCGACCTCGACTCCGGCGTCGAaatcctcctccaccaccaccaccaccaccaccatcaatATCTCCACCCGGAAGCAGCCGCCTTCTCCGGACTCTACTTAGCCGCTCCCGAGGCCTACAACGGAGAGGGCTCGGGCGCTGCACCGGTGAGGAAGCAGGCGGCGAAGAAGGACCGGCACAGCAAGATACACACGGCGCAGGGGCCGAGGGACAGGAGAGTCCGCCTCTCCATCGGCATTGCGAGGAAGTTCTTCGATCTCCAGGAGATGCTGGGCTTCGACAAGCCCAGCAAAACCCTTGATTGGCTGCTCACCAAGTCCAAAGCAGCCATCAAAGAGCTGGTGCAGACAAGCAACAGCAACAAGAGCGACTACTCCTCGCCCTCTGCATGTGAGATGGTGGCTTCCTCTGATCAACAACACGGAGGAGGAGGGGATTCCAGCAGGAGGGAGGCGAGGGCCAAGGCGAGGGCGAGGGCGAGGGAGAGGACGCTGGAGAAGATGTGCATCAAGCAGCTCGGTTCTGATCTCAACCCTCCATCGTTTGAATGCAATCAGCTTGGGTTTTTGCAGCTCTCCGGCAGGGCCACTGCTGGTTTTCGAGACCCGGTTTATCACTTCGGTGAAGGGGCGAGGCATGACCTAATTCAAGAACCGCCTGTGATCAAACGCAAGAACAAGAACCCTTCTTCCATTTTGGGGTTTCAGCAAAATATTGGTTTGAATTCAAACTATAGCATGATCCCGTCATCTTCCAATGAGAATTGGGATATTTTTGGGCTCTCCTCGCAATCCAACTCTTTTGATCAGCACAAGTTCTTCAATAG CTCAAACATAtag
- the LOC121767613 gene encoding transcription factor DICHOTOMA-like isoform X1, whose translation MLGRNTYLLPPPSSRPSADLDSGVEILLHHHHHHHHQYLHPEAAAFSGLYLAAPEAYNGEGSGAAPVRKQAAKKDRHSKIHTAQGPRDRRVRLSIGIARKFFDLQEMLGFDKPSKTLDWLLTKSKAAIKELVQTSNSNKSDYSSPSACEMVASSDQQHGGGGDSSRREARAKARARARERTLEKMCIKQLGSDLNPPSFECNQLGFLQLSGRATAGFRDPVYHFGEGARHDLIQEPPVIKRKNKNPSSILGFQQNIGLNSNYSMIPSSSNENWDIFGLSSQSNSFDQHKFFNSSSNI comes from the exons ATGTTGGGAAGAAACACTTACCTCCTCCCGCCGCCTTCCTCCCGCCCCTCCGCCGACCTCGACTCCGGCGTCGAaatcctcctccaccaccaccaccaccaccaccatcaatATCTCCACCCGGAAGCAGCCGCCTTCTCCGGACTCTACTTAGCCGCTCCCGAGGCCTACAACGGAGAGGGCTCGGGCGCTGCACCGGTGAGGAAGCAGGCGGCGAAGAAGGACCGGCACAGCAAGATACACACGGCGCAGGGGCCGAGGGACAGGAGAGTCCGCCTCTCCATCGGCATTGCGAGGAAGTTCTTCGATCTCCAGGAGATGCTGGGCTTCGACAAGCCCAGCAAAACCCTTGATTGGCTGCTCACCAAGTCCAAAGCAGCCATCAAAGAGCTGGTGCAGACAAGCAACAGCAACAAGAGCGACTACTCCTCGCCCTCTGCATGTGAGATGGTGGCTTCCTCTGATCAACAACACGGAGGAGGAGGGGATTCCAGCAGGAGGGAGGCGAGGGCCAAGGCGAGGGCGAGGGCGAGGGAGAGGACGCTGGAGAAGATGTGCATCAAGCAGCTCGGTTCTGATCTCAACCCTCCATCGTTTGAATGCAATCAGCTTGGGTTTTTGCAGCTCTCCGGCAGGGCCACTGCTGGTTTTCGAGACCCGGTTTATCACTTCGGTGAAGGGGCGAGGCATGACCTAATTCAAGAACCGCCTGTGATCAAACGCAAGAACAAGAACCCTTCTTCCATTTTGGGGTTTCAGCAAAATATTGGTTTGAATTCAAACTATAGCATGATCCCGTCATCTTCCAATGAGAATTGGGATATTTTTGGGCTCTCCTCGCAATCCAACTCTTTTGATCAGCACAAGTTCTTCAATAG CAGCTCAAACATAtag